A segment of the Bacteroidales bacterium WCE2008 genome:
CCGCCCTGCGGTATCGCTTTTTTTGCTCCCCCATTGAAGCCAAAATTTGAGGAAATTGTAAAAACGCTATCAATTTGCTTAAATATTGACTTTGGGTGTGCATATGGGTCCATTCCGTGGACCCATATGCACGAAAAAGGGGGTTAAACGTGTTTATGGGTCCAAACTTTGGACCCATACGCACACCTGGGCGCATATTGTCGACCAGGTCTTTTGCTCTCAAATTTTGAGGAAATTGTAGTTTTTGGCAAAATAAATTTTGAGGAAACTGTAGTTTTTGGCGAAAAAAATTTTGAGGAAATTGTAAAAACGCTATCTTTGTGTCGTGTAATCAATGAGTTATGGACGATAGACATCTCTTTAAAAGAAAGATATACGATCGCTTGCTAAGATGGAAGCAAGAAAGTAACGGTAAGAGCGCGCTTCTTATCGAGGGCGCCCGCCGTATTGGTAAGTCTACCATCGTTAAGACTTTTGCCCAAAATGAGTATGAGTCGTACATTCTTATAGATTTTACAAAATGCTCACAGGAAGTAAAAGACCTCTTCAATGATATTTCAGACCTTAGCTATATCTTCCTCAGGCTTCAGCTTATATATGACGTCCGGCTAGTCGAACGCAAATCTCTGATAATTTTTGATGAAGTGCAGTTCCAACCTCTGGCCCGTCAGGCGATAAAGTCTTTAGTGGAGGATCGCCGTTATGATTATATTGAGACGGGGTCCCTCATTTCCATCCGGAAGAACACTGAAAAGATACTTATTCCAAGCGAAGAAGAACGAATAAGTATGTATCCTATGGATTATGAAGAATTCCGTTGGGCTCTCGGTGATACGGCCACTGTTCCATTGCTCAACAGTGTATGGATGAATCCTCAGCCGTTAAATGAGGCCCATCGTAAACTCATGAGAGACTTTAGGTTATATATGCTTGTCGGCGGTATGCCACAGGCGGTCGAGGCATATCTGGAGTCTAATAATTTCGAAGTTGTCGACAGAGCAAAAAGGCTCATTCTGGATCTGTATGATGAGGATTTCAACAAGATTGATCCTTCAGGGAAGGCGGCCAGAATATTCTCCGCTATTCCGGCCCAGCTTAACAGTAATGCATCAAGATATCGGATCTCTCAGGTCATCCCGAATTCTCGTGCCAAGGACTTCATCGAAGTTATTTCTGAGATGGAAAAGACCAGGACTGTGAACATTTGTCACCATTGTGACGATCCAAATGTCGGCCTTGGCTGCTCAGAGGATTTGATACAATACAAGATGTATGTCGGAGATACTGGATTGTTCGTCACGCTTGCGTTCAGAGACAAGGCTTTTACTGAGAATGTCATTTATGAACGTCTCTTAAGCGATAAGTTGGCCGCAAATCTGGGATATCTCTATGAAAATGTAGTAGCTCAGATGCTTACGGCCTCCGGTAATAAACTATATTACCATACCTGGCCTACAGAGAATGGAAAGCATAATTATGAAGTGGATTTCCTTCTGTCACGCGGGACTAAGATACTGCCGATTGAAGTAAAATCTTCTTCTTATAAAACCCATGTTTCGTTGGATGCTTTTTGCAGCAAATACTCTTCCCGTATTACCAATGATCGTTACCTCGTCTATACAAAAGATTTCTTCAAGGATGGAGCCGTGAAGTACATTCCCGCGTATATGGCTTATTTCCTATAGTCGCCCTACCGGATTTCTTTACCGAACGGGAAGATGCTGGCGAGAGCCATGCTGAAATGCTTGAGCCCCAGCGGAATGCCGATGATGCTGACGCAGAATATGAGCCCGCAGAACAGGTGGATGATCGCAACCTCCCACCAGCCGCACAATATCCACAGGAGATCCATCACCACCGAGAGGCAGCCCGGCTCGTTCGGGCCGTTCACCAGCTCATGCCCGAAAGGATGCAGGGCATATGCGCCAAGCTTGAACAACTGCAGCCCGAACGGAATGCCGATGATGGTAATGCACATCAACAGCCCCACGACGAAATAGATTATGGCGACCACAAGTCCGCCCAGCACCAGCCAGATAAGATTTCCTATTATGCTCATATCTAATTTTTTCTGAAAGATAATTGATTTTTTTGATTTTTATCTACCTTTGCAGCGAGACAGTAACACCGTGGTACGGATGGGTAATCGAGTCGTGCAAAGTCCCCGCCCGCGAGGCCCTCGCTTTCGAAGTAATTCCGCCACGTAGTCTTGGGGCAAAGCTTACAGGAGGTCATTTTGGCCTCCTGTTTTTTGTAGCATCGATTGCCGTTATGCAATACTGAACCTTTGATTTATCGCTTTTCTTTACTCCGACCAGCATCTTGACCTGTCCTATCCCCGGGCAGTTATATGTCATTCGCAACATTCTCATGAATCCATGCTGGTTCTTTTTATTCTGGTTAATGGGTGTGGTCTCTACGAGCACAGCATTCGTCAGGATTGCATCCAGCTGAAGAACGGCGAGTGTGGATAAATATGTCAAAGATGCTTGCCCGGCCGTCTCCTCTAAAGAGACATACCTGATGTTAATATTGTCTTTAAGGTTAAGATTATACTTCTTTGCGTCCGGATTCCGTTCTTTCCATTTGTGATAATACGACAAAATGATTTTCTGTCTTTCCCTGCGATCCTCGTTAGAGTCTCCTCGTCATTCAGAAGACATCCGGTATGATTTCGAATATGCGAATAAGGAAGGGTATGAATTTTCACCTTTGAACCTTATAACGAATTTATTGCTTGACTCTCGCTGGATTTAACCATCTCGTCGTAATCGGAAGACAACTTCAGCAGCTGTTCTTCATAGGCGGGATAGCGCTTCTTGCTATAGATCATCATGGAATGCTTGTAGTTTCCATAAGGCGAGCGATTAGGCTCCATATGGAAGGACTCATTCTTCTCGTATTCCAATGCCACTGTTTCATTCTCCCAACTATGCTTCTCTTCTATAACTTGTATGACTGTAAGGTTTGAATTGCTGTTAGATTTAGTCAGATCAAAGGAATACAGTTTCCCGCGTCCGTTGCCATATTTCTCTTTGTAATGGGCGATCACCTTATCTTCGATCTTGTCATCAGGATAGAAAAAGATGGCCACTAAAGTATCGTTAAGGAAGGCCATATCAAAGGGCTCAAACTTCAGCATTCCAAGTGTAATCCCTGTTAGGGGGCTGGATGGCAATTGCTTCAGTCTTGACCCAGTTTTAGACTTCATCCACTTCACC
Coding sequences within it:
- a CDS encoding hypothetical protein (manually curated), with the translated sequence MDDRHLFKRKIYDRLLRWKQESNGKSALLIEGARRIGKSTIVKTFAQNEYESYILIDFTKCSQEVKDLFNDISDLSYIFLRLQLIYDVRLVERKSLIIFDEVQFQPLARQAIKSLVEDRRYDYIETGSLISIRKNTEKILIPSEEERISMYPMDYEEFRWALGDTATVPLLNSVWMNPQPLNEAHRKLMRDFRLYMLVGGMPQAVEAYLESNNFEVVDRAKRLILDLYDEDFNKIDPSGKAARIFSAIPAQLNSNASRYRISQVIPNSRAKDFIEVISEMEKTRTVNICHHCDDPNVGLGCSEDLIQYKMYVGDTGLFVTLAFRDKAFTENVIYERLLSDKLAANLGYLYENVVAQMLTASGNKLYYHTWPTENGKHNYEVDFLLSRGTKILPIEVKSSSYKTHVSLDAFCSKYSSRITNDRYLVYTKDFFKDGAVKYIPAYMAYFL
- a CDS encoding Uncharacterized membrane protein YccF, DUF307 family — encoded protein: MSIIGNLIWLVLGGLVVAIIYFVVGLLMCITIIGIPFGLQLFKLGAYALHPFGHELVNGPNEPGCLSVVMDLLWILCGWWEVAIIHLFCGLIFCVSIIGIPLGLKHFSMALASIFPFGKEIR